A single window of Salvia splendens isolate huo1 chromosome 6, SspV2, whole genome shotgun sequence DNA harbors:
- the LOC121809610 gene encoding glycolipid transfer protein 1-like — MAESSVFSDCVEGLKHVKSDHGDLMTKPFLDVCKLVLPILDKFGAAMIVVKSDIGGNISRLESKYDSNPSRFNYLFNLVQAEVETSTAKSSSSCTNGLLWLTRAMDFIVELFRNLVEHQDWSMSQVYNDAYAKTLKEWHGWLASSSFTVALKLAPDRKKFMEALGTTDDTNGDMHKFCTDFSPILRKIHKFLASCGLDNMKSS, encoded by the exons ATGGCAGAAAGTAGTGTGTTCAGTGACTGTGTGGAAGGGTTAAAACATGTGAAATCTGATCATGGAGATCTCATGACCAAGCCTTTCTTGGATGTCTGCAAACTTGTTTTGCCAATTTTAG ATAAATTTGGCGCTGCGATGATAGTGGTAAAATCTGACATTGGTGGTAATATATCG AGGCTGGAGTCTAAGTATGATTCAAATCCATCAAGATTTAATTACCTATTCAACTTGGTGCAAGCTGAAGTTGAAACCTCAACTGCCAAGTCATCTTCCAGTTGCACCAATGGACTCCTCTGGCTCACCAG AGCGATGGATTTCATCGTTGAGCTATTCCGCAATCTAGTTGAGCATCAAGATTGGTCGATGTCTCAAGTTTATAACGACGCATATGCCAAAACCTTGAAGGAATGGCATGGCTGGCTTGCTTCTTCAAGTTTTACG GTTGCTCTGAAGCTTGCACCTGACAGAAAGAAATTCATGGAGGCTTTAGGCACAACCGATGATACCAATGGCGACATGCACAAGTTCTGCACGGACTTCTCGCCAATCCTACGAAAGATCCACAAGTTTCTT GCAAGTTGTGGATTGGACAATATGAAATCTTCATGA
- the LOC121808636 gene encoding casein kinase 1-like protein 10 isoform X1 has protein sequence MDHVIGGKFKLGRKIGGGSFGELYLGTHAQTGEEVAVKLESVKTRHPQLYYESKLYMLLRGGTGVPELRWFGVEGEYNAMVIDLLGPSLEDLFNYCNRKFSLKTVLMLADQLINRVEFMHSRGFLHRDIKPDNFLMGLGRKANQVYIIDYGLAKKYRDLHTHKHIPYRENKNLTGTARYASVNTHLGIEQSRRDDLESLGYVLMYFIRGSLPWQGLKAGTKKQKYDSISEKKMLTTMEVLCKSYPSEFLSYFHYCRSLRFEDKPDYSYLRRLFRELFIREGYQFDYVFDWTILKYPQIGSSSRTRQTGKPPANAGPSSERVEKTPVKQEVRERLSGAVEAFARRNGASHGDQLRHNKSAEDVPSSKDVQADSEKGRISRNSATKRAVASSSRPNTSGGGRLTTTQRLQPGATRGARDETLRSFELLTIGTGKRK, from the exons ATGGATCATGTCATTGGAGGAAAGTTTAAGCTGGGGAGGAAAATTGGTGGGGGGTCTTTTGGGGAGCTTTATTTGG GAACGCATGCACAAACTGGTGAAGAAGTGGCCGTGAAGCTG GAATCTGTTAAGACTAGACACCCTCAGCTTTATTATGAATCGAAGTTGTATATGCTTCTTCGAGGCGGAA CTGGAGTTCCCGAGCTTAGATGGTTTGGAGTTGAAGGTGAGTACAATGCCATGGTTATTGATCTTCTTGGACCAAGCTTGGAAGATTTGTTTAACTATTGCAATAGGAAGTTCTCACTGAAAACAGTTCTCATGCTTGCTGATCAATTG ATTAATAGAGTGGAGTTCATGCACTCCAGAGGTTTTCTCCACCGTGATATAAAGCCAGATAACTTCTTAATGGGCTTGGGACGCAAAGCGAATCAG GTATACATTATTGACTATGGACTTGCAAAGAAATACAGAGATCTTCACACCCACAAGCACATACCATACAG GGAAAACAAAAATCTTACTGGTACAGCTCGTTATGCTAGTGTTAACACTCATCTTGGAATTG AACAAAGCAGAAGGGATGATTTGGAGTCTCTTGGCTATGTCCTCATGTATTTTATCCGGGGAAG TCTTCCCTGGCAAGGACTGAAAGCTGGCACAAAGAAGCAGAAATATGACAGTATCAGTGAGAAGAAGATGCTTACGACGATGGAA GTGCTTTGTAAATCCTACCCATCTGAGTTTCTATCATATTTTCATTATTGCCGTTCATTAAGATTTGAAGACAAGCCTGATTATTCATATCTGAGAAGACTTTTCCGAGAACTATTTATTCGAGAAG GTTATCAGTTTGATTATGTGTTTGACTGGACCATATTGAAGTACCCCCAAATCGGATCCAGCTCTCGAACACGA CAAACTGGGAAACCACCTGCAAATGCTGGACCATCTTCAGAAAGGGTGGAAAAGACACCAG TGAAACAAGAAGTTCGAGAGAGACTTTCTGGTGCGGTTGAGGCATTTGCCAGGAGAAACGGTGCTAGTCATGGAGATCAGTTGAGGCACAACAAATCTGCAGAGGATGTCCCATCATCCAAAGATGTG CAAGCTGATTCTGAAAAAGGGCGAATATCCCGGAATAGTGCCACAAAGAGGGCAGTGGCATCGAGCAGCCGGCCCAACACTTCAGGTGGAGGCCGCCTGACAACCACTCAAAGACTACAGCCTGGTGCTACAAGAGGCGCCCGAGATGAAACTCTCAGAAGCTTCGAGCTGTTGACAATTGGGACGGGGAAAAGGAAATAG
- the LOC121808636 gene encoding casein kinase 1-like protein 10 isoform X2, translating to MVIDLLGPSLEDLFNYCNRKFSLKTVLMLADQLINRVEFMHSRGFLHRDIKPDNFLMGLGRKANQVYIIDYGLAKKYRDLHTHKHIPYRENKNLTGTARYASVNTHLGIEQSRRDDLESLGYVLMYFIRGSLPWQGLKAGTKKQKYDSISEKKMLTTMEVLCKSYPSEFLSYFHYCRSLRFEDKPDYSYLRRLFRELFIREGYQFDYVFDWTILKYPQIGSSSRTRQTGKPPANAGPSSERVEKTPVKQEVRERLSGAVEAFARRNGASHGDQLRHNKSAEDVPSSKDVQADSEKGRISRNSATKRAVASSSRPNTSGGGRLTTTQRLQPGATRGARDETLRSFELLTIGTGKRK from the exons ATGGTTATTGATCTTCTTGGACCAAGCTTGGAAGATTTGTTTAACTATTGCAATAGGAAGTTCTCACTGAAAACAGTTCTCATGCTTGCTGATCAATTG ATTAATAGAGTGGAGTTCATGCACTCCAGAGGTTTTCTCCACCGTGATATAAAGCCAGATAACTTCTTAATGGGCTTGGGACGCAAAGCGAATCAG GTATACATTATTGACTATGGACTTGCAAAGAAATACAGAGATCTTCACACCCACAAGCACATACCATACAG GGAAAACAAAAATCTTACTGGTACAGCTCGTTATGCTAGTGTTAACACTCATCTTGGAATTG AACAAAGCAGAAGGGATGATTTGGAGTCTCTTGGCTATGTCCTCATGTATTTTATCCGGGGAAG TCTTCCCTGGCAAGGACTGAAAGCTGGCACAAAGAAGCAGAAATATGACAGTATCAGTGAGAAGAAGATGCTTACGACGATGGAA GTGCTTTGTAAATCCTACCCATCTGAGTTTCTATCATATTTTCATTATTGCCGTTCATTAAGATTTGAAGACAAGCCTGATTATTCATATCTGAGAAGACTTTTCCGAGAACTATTTATTCGAGAAG GTTATCAGTTTGATTATGTGTTTGACTGGACCATATTGAAGTACCCCCAAATCGGATCCAGCTCTCGAACACGA CAAACTGGGAAACCACCTGCAAATGCTGGACCATCTTCAGAAAGGGTGGAAAAGACACCAG TGAAACAAGAAGTTCGAGAGAGACTTTCTGGTGCGGTTGAGGCATTTGCCAGGAGAAACGGTGCTAGTCATGGAGATCAGTTGAGGCACAACAAATCTGCAGAGGATGTCCCATCATCCAAAGATGTG CAAGCTGATTCTGAAAAAGGGCGAATATCCCGGAATAGTGCCACAAAGAGGGCAGTGGCATCGAGCAGCCGGCCCAACACTTCAGGTGGAGGCCGCCTGACAACCACTCAAAGACTACAGCCTGGTGCTACAAGAGGCGCCCGAGATGAAACTCTCAGAAGCTTCGAGCTGTTGACAATTGGGACGGGGAAAAGGAAATAG
- the LOC121809933 gene encoding protein farnesyltransferase/geranylgeranyltransferase type-1 subunit alpha-like encodes MKGEEERERIPIKERPEWADVRPVPQDDGPNPVVPIDYTDDFTETMDYFRAVYLADERSPRALHLTKEAILLNSGNYTVWQFRRLILDALNADLHEELQFLDQITRENAKNYQIWYHRRWLAEKLGEHVASKEHEFSREIFCKDAKNYHAWSHRQWVLQALGGWEGELSYCSELIKDDIFNNSAWNQRYFVVSKSPLLGGLEVMRDSEVAYAIEAILTKPENESPWRYLRGLHKNDGKSLANDPRVASVCLDVLTGKTDYIHALNMILDLLCHRHQPSKELKDAVDAVSPDPNLSDVGLAEKVCSILKLVDPMRSNYWEWRKSTVPAQD; translated from the exons AtgaagggagaagaagagagagagcgAATTCCAATTAAGGAGAGGCCCGAATGGGCTGATGTCCGGCCGGTACCGCAAGACGACGGCCCGAATCCAGTGGTGCCGATTGATTACACCGACGACTTCACTGAAACCATGGATTACTTTAGAGCAGTATACTTAGCCGATGAGCGATCCCCGCGCGCACTTCACCTCACTAAAGAGGCCATTCTTCTCAACTCCGGCAATTACACT GTCTGGCAATTCAGGCGTCTGATACTTGATGCGCTTAATGCCGATTTACATGAGGAACTGCAATTTCTTGACCAGATTACAAGAGAAAATGCCAAAAACTATCAGATCTG GTATCACAGACGGTGGCTTGCTGAGAAGCTCGGGGAACATGTTGCAAGTAAGGAGCATGAATTCAGCCGGGAAATATTCTGTAAAGATGCAAAGAACTATCATGCTTGGTCCCATAGGCAG TGGGTTCTTCAGGCTCTTGGAGGATGggaaggtgagctttcttactGCAGTGAACTCATTAAAGACGACATTTTCAATAATTCTGCTTGGAATCAG AGATATTTTGTTGTAAGTAAATCTCCTCTCCTAGGAGGGTTAGAGGTTATGAGGGACTCTGAAGTTGCTTATGCAATTGAAGCCATTTTAACCAAACCTGAGAATGAAAGCCCTTGGAGATATCTCCGTGGTCTTCACAAGAATGATGGTAAATCTTTGGCAAACGATCCCCGAGTGGCATCGGTCTGCTTGGACGTTTTGACGGGCAAAACAGATTATATTCATGCTCTGAACATGATTCTCGATCTTCTTTGTCATCGCCATCAGCCGAGCAAAGAGTTGAAAGATGCCGTTGATGCTGTGTCTCCAGACCCGAATCTTTCAGATGTTGGCTTAGCTGAGAAAGTGTGTTCTATCTTGAAGTTAGTCGATCCCATGAGATCAAATTACTGGGAGTGGCGAAAGAGCACTGTTCCTGCTCAAGATTAA